The following proteins are co-located in the Manihot esculenta cultivar AM560-2 chromosome 9, M.esculenta_v8, whole genome shotgun sequence genome:
- the LOC110623091 gene encoding protein FATTY ACID EXPORT 3, chloroplastic isoform X2: MSVAVDLLAIQNPNYFRLRRPSSSSLKLESLLKPRCCRVSIESPAVFTPKGLGIRSGTGFPSLERRISLSRPIVASAASHEESHSEIELEKENNVEELGAEESQEAWKETLASFKEEALKMQSISQEAYEVYSKKAMVILKETSEQLKIQADKARSDLAVLAKDVTGETKEFLSVAADNYPEPVKEVVETLVSTTDDLVDFSQFHDFHLGIPYGFLLSVGGFLSFMLTGSISAVRFGIILGGALLALSVLNLKSYKKEGQPSLSLLKGETGIAAIIFLREFRLLFQKASLLTFFSTVISGAMLAFFIYRIIVNGQQNRGSDMGQRAEN, translated from the exons ATGAGTGTTGCAGTGGATTTGTTAGCTATTCAAAATCCCAACTATTTTCGGTTAAGGAGGCCTTCTTCATCCTCTTTAAAGCTTGAATCTTTGCTAAAACCTAGGTGTTGTCGAGTTTCGATTGAGTCTCCTGCTGTTTTTACTCCTAAAGGTCTTGGGATTCGGAGTGGGACTGGTTTTCCTTCTCTGGAGCGAAGGATTTCGTTGAGCCGACCGATTGTGGCGTCTGCTGCATCACATGAAGAATCG CATTCAGAAATTGAACTGGAGAAGGAAAACAATGTTGAAGAGTTGGGAGCTGAAGAATCACAAGAAGCTTGGAAAGAGACTCTGGCTTCTTTCAAAGAAGAAGCCTTGAAGATGCAAAGTATATCGCAAGAAGCATACGAGGTATACTCCAAGAAAGCAATGGTCATTTTGAAAGAAACATCAGAGCAGTTAAAAATTCAAGCGGACAAAGCTAGAAGTGATCTAGCTGTGTTAGCAAAGGATGTTACTGGGGAGACTAAAGAATTCCTCTCAGTAGCTGCTGACAATTATCCGGAGCCTGTGAAGGAGGTCGTGGAAACGTTGGTTTCCACAACTGATGATTTGGTTGATTTTTCTCAATTTCATGACTTTCATCTTGGAATACCTTACG GTTTTCTGCTTTCCGTTGGTGGCTTTCTTTCCTTTATGTTGACGGGCAGCATTTCTGCTGTTAGGTTTGGTATCATTCTAGGTGGTGCTCTTTTGGCTTTAAgcgtattaaatttaaaatcatacaAAAAAGAAGGGCAACCATCTCTTTCACTCTTGAAAGGAGAGACAG GAATAGCAGCTATAATCTTTCTTAGGGAGTTCCGATTGCTGTTTCAG AAAGCTTCTTTATTGACCTTTTTCTCAACCGTCATCAG TGGTGCAATGCTTGCATTCTTTATATATAGAATCATAGTGAATGGTCAGCAGAACAGAGGATCAGACATGGGACAACGAGCTGAAAATTGA
- the LOC110623091 gene encoding protein FATTY ACID EXPORT 3, chloroplastic isoform X1 produces MSVAVDLLAIQNPNYFRLRRPSSSSLKLESLLKPRCCRVSIESPAVFTPKGLGIRSGTGFPSLERRISLSRPIVASAASHEESKHSEIELEKENNVEELGAEESQEAWKETLASFKEEALKMQSISQEAYEVYSKKAMVILKETSEQLKIQADKARSDLAVLAKDVTGETKEFLSVAADNYPEPVKEVVETLVSTTDDLVDFSQFHDFHLGIPYGFLLSVGGFLSFMLTGSISAVRFGIILGGALLALSVLNLKSYKKEGQPSLSLLKGETGIAAIIFLREFRLLFQKASLLTFFSTVISGAMLAFFIYRIIVNGQQNRGSDMGQRAEN; encoded by the exons ATGAGTGTTGCAGTGGATTTGTTAGCTATTCAAAATCCCAACTATTTTCGGTTAAGGAGGCCTTCTTCATCCTCTTTAAAGCTTGAATCTTTGCTAAAACCTAGGTGTTGTCGAGTTTCGATTGAGTCTCCTGCTGTTTTTACTCCTAAAGGTCTTGGGATTCGGAGTGGGACTGGTTTTCCTTCTCTGGAGCGAAGGATTTCGTTGAGCCGACCGATTGTGGCGTCTGCTGCATCACATGAAGAATCG aaGCATTCAGAAATTGAACTGGAGAAGGAAAACAATGTTGAAGAGTTGGGAGCTGAAGAATCACAAGAAGCTTGGAAAGAGACTCTGGCTTCTTTCAAAGAAGAAGCCTTGAAGATGCAAAGTATATCGCAAGAAGCATACGAGGTATACTCCAAGAAAGCAATGGTCATTTTGAAAGAAACATCAGAGCAGTTAAAAATTCAAGCGGACAAAGCTAGAAGTGATCTAGCTGTGTTAGCAAAGGATGTTACTGGGGAGACTAAAGAATTCCTCTCAGTAGCTGCTGACAATTATCCGGAGCCTGTGAAGGAGGTCGTGGAAACGTTGGTTTCCACAACTGATGATTTGGTTGATTTTTCTCAATTTCATGACTTTCATCTTGGAATACCTTACG GTTTTCTGCTTTCCGTTGGTGGCTTTCTTTCCTTTATGTTGACGGGCAGCATTTCTGCTGTTAGGTTTGGTATCATTCTAGGTGGTGCTCTTTTGGCTTTAAgcgtattaaatttaaaatcatacaAAAAAGAAGGGCAACCATCTCTTTCACTCTTGAAAGGAGAGACAG GAATAGCAGCTATAATCTTTCTTAGGGAGTTCCGATTGCTGTTTCAG AAAGCTTCTTTATTGACCTTTTTCTCAACCGTCATCAG TGGTGCAATGCTTGCATTCTTTATATATAGAATCATAGTGAATGGTCAGCAGAACAGAGGATCAGACATGGGACAACGAGCTGAAAATTGA
- the LOC110622745 gene encoding vacuolar-sorting receptor 1 isoform X1 gives MREKLGFFLCVWLLLCGSCFGRFVVEKNSLKVTSPESVKGVYECAIGNFGVPQYGGTLVGTVVYPKANQKACKAFDEVDISFKSKSGGLPTFLLADRGDCYFTMKAWNAQNGGAAAILVSDDKDEPLITMDSPEEENADADYLQKINIPSALISKSLGDSIKKALSNGEMVNINLDWTEALPHPDDRVEYEFWTNSNDECGPKCDSQIEFVRNFKGAAQILEQKGYTQFTPHYITWYCPEAFILSKQCKSQCINHGRYCAPDPEQDFSRGYDGKDVVVQNLRQACFFKVANESGKPWLWWDYVTDFAIRCPMKDKKYTKECADQVIQSLGVDLKKVDKCIGDPEADMENPVLKTEQDAQIGKGPRGDVTILPTLVVNNRQYRGKMDKGPVLKAICAGFEETTEPAICLSEDIETNECLENNGGCWQDKAANLTACRDTFRGRVCECPVVHGVKFVGDGYTHCEAASGFLRCEINNGGCWKKSQDGRTFSACVEDHSQGCKCPPGFKGDGVNSCEDVDECKERTACQCSECKCKNTWGSYECSCGSGLLYMREHDTCIRKDANTEVGWSFVWMIILGLAAAGFAGYAIYKYRIRRYMDSEIRAIMAQYMPLDNQGDIPVHHASRGDI, from the exons ATGAGGGAAAAACTAGGGTTTTTCCTCTGTGTTTGGCTTTTGCTTTGTGGGTCTTGCTTTGGTAGGTTTGTTGTTGAGAAGAATAGCTTGAAAGTGACTTCGCCTGAATCAGTTAAGGGGGTGTATGAATGTGCGATTGGGAATTTTGGGGTTCCTCAGTATGGAGGGACTTTAGTTGGGACTGTAGTTTATCCAAAAGCCAATCAGAAGGCGTGCAAGGCATTCGATGAGGTTGATATCTCCTTCAAATCAAAGTCTGGAGGTCTACCCACTTTTCTTCTTGCCGATCGAGGAG ATTGTTACTTCACCATGAAGGCCTGGAATGCACAGAATGGTGGAGCTGCAGCTATTCTGGTTTCAGATGACAAGGATGAACCATTGATTACAATGGACAGCCCTGAAGAAGAAAATGCAGATGCTGATTATCTGCAAAAGATCAACATTCCATCAGCCCTTATCAGCAAGTCCTTGGGAGACAGTATCAAGAAGGCTCTATCTAATGGGGAGATGGTGAACATAAATCTGGATTGGACAGAGGCTCTTCCACACCCTGATGATCGTGTTGAATACGAGTTCTGGACAAATAGCAATGATGAATGTGGGCCAAAGTGTGACAGCCAGATAGAGTTTGTCAGGAATTTCAAAGGTGCAGCTCAGATACTTGAGCAGAAGGGTTACACTCAATTCACCCCACATTATATAACATGGTATTGCCCGGAAGCATTCATTCTGAGCAAACAATGCAAATCCCAGTGCATAAACCATGGTAGGTACTGTGCTCCAGATCCTGAGCAGGACTTTAGTAGAGGATATGATGGAAAAGATGTTGTGGTTCAAAATCTTCGTCAAGCTTGCTTCTTCAAGGTGGCCAATGAAAGCGGAAAGCCATGGCTTTGGTGGGATTATGTCACTGACTTTGCAATCCGCTGCCCTATGAAAGACAAGAAGTACACAAAAGAGTGTGCAGATCAAGTCATCCAATCTCTTG GTGTGGACCTCAAGAAGGTAGACAAGTGTATAGGTGACCCTGAGGCAGATATGGAAAACCCGGTTCTAAAAACTGAACAAGATGCCCAG ATTGGAAAAGGCCCTCGAGGAGATGTGACTATACTGCCAACTCTTGTTGTAAACAACAGACAATATAGAG GTAAGATGGATAAAGGGCCAGTTCTTAAAGCTATTTGTGCAGGATTTGAAGAGACCACAGAGCCAGCGATATGCTTAAGCGAAG ATATAGAAACCAACGAGTGTTTGGAGAACAATGGAGGGTGCTGGCAGGACAAGGCCGCAAACCTTACTGCATGCAGG GATACTTTTCGAGGAAGAGTATGTGAATGTCCTGTGGTACATGGAGTGAAGTTTGTTGGTGATGGTTATACCCATTGTGAAG CAGCCTCAGGTTTTTTACGTTGTGAAATTAACAATGGTGGATGCTGGAAGAAATCCCAAGATGGCAGGACTTTTTCTGCTTGTGTT GAGGATCATTCACAAGGTTGCAAGTGTCCTCCAGGATTCAAGGGTGATGGAGTCAACTCCTGCGAGG ATGTGGATGAATGCAAAGAGAGGACAGCCTGCCAATGTTCAGAATGCAAATGCAAGAATACATGGGGCAGTTATGAGTGCAGCTGCGGTAGTGGTTTATTATACATGCGAGAACATGACACATGCATAA GAAAAGATGCCAATACAGAGGTTGGCTGGAGCTTTGTTTGGATGATTATTCTTGGCTTGGCTGCTGCTGGATTTGCTGGATATGCTATTTACAAGTACAGAATCCGG AGGTACATGGATTCAGAGATAAGAGCTATCATGGCGCAATATATGCCCTTGGATAATCAAGGAGATATACCTGTACACCACGCTTCCCGTGGCGACATCTGA
- the LOC110622745 gene encoding vacuolar-sorting receptor 1 isoform X2 produces MREKLGFFLCVWLLLCGSCFGRFVVEKNSLKVTSPESVKGVYECAIGNFGVPQYGGTLVGTVVYPKANQKACKAFDEVDISFKSKSGGLPTFLLADRGDCYFTMKAWNAQNGGAAAILVSDDKDEPLITMDSPEEENADADYLQKINIPSALISKSLGDSIKKALSNGEMVNINLDWTEALPHPDDRVEYEFWTNSNDECGPKCDSQIEFVRNFKGAAQILEQKGYTQFTPHYITWYCPEAFILSKQCKSQCINHGRYCAPDPEQDFSRGYDGKDVVVQNLRQACFFKVANESGKPWLWWDYVTDFAIRCPMKDKKYTKECADQVIQSLGVDLKKVDKCIGDPEADMENPVLKTEQDAQIGKGPRGDVTILPTLVVNNRQYRGKMDKGPVLKAICAGFEETTEPAICLSEDIETNECLENNGGCWQDKAANLTACRDTFRGRVCECPVVHGVKFVGDGYTHCEASGFLRCEINNGGCWKKSQDGRTFSACVEDHSQGCKCPPGFKGDGVNSCEDVDECKERTACQCSECKCKNTWGSYECSCGSGLLYMREHDTCIRKDANTEVGWSFVWMIILGLAAAGFAGYAIYKYRIRRYMDSEIRAIMAQYMPLDNQGDIPVHHASRGDI; encoded by the exons ATGAGGGAAAAACTAGGGTTTTTCCTCTGTGTTTGGCTTTTGCTTTGTGGGTCTTGCTTTGGTAGGTTTGTTGTTGAGAAGAATAGCTTGAAAGTGACTTCGCCTGAATCAGTTAAGGGGGTGTATGAATGTGCGATTGGGAATTTTGGGGTTCCTCAGTATGGAGGGACTTTAGTTGGGACTGTAGTTTATCCAAAAGCCAATCAGAAGGCGTGCAAGGCATTCGATGAGGTTGATATCTCCTTCAAATCAAAGTCTGGAGGTCTACCCACTTTTCTTCTTGCCGATCGAGGAG ATTGTTACTTCACCATGAAGGCCTGGAATGCACAGAATGGTGGAGCTGCAGCTATTCTGGTTTCAGATGACAAGGATGAACCATTGATTACAATGGACAGCCCTGAAGAAGAAAATGCAGATGCTGATTATCTGCAAAAGATCAACATTCCATCAGCCCTTATCAGCAAGTCCTTGGGAGACAGTATCAAGAAGGCTCTATCTAATGGGGAGATGGTGAACATAAATCTGGATTGGACAGAGGCTCTTCCACACCCTGATGATCGTGTTGAATACGAGTTCTGGACAAATAGCAATGATGAATGTGGGCCAAAGTGTGACAGCCAGATAGAGTTTGTCAGGAATTTCAAAGGTGCAGCTCAGATACTTGAGCAGAAGGGTTACACTCAATTCACCCCACATTATATAACATGGTATTGCCCGGAAGCATTCATTCTGAGCAAACAATGCAAATCCCAGTGCATAAACCATGGTAGGTACTGTGCTCCAGATCCTGAGCAGGACTTTAGTAGAGGATATGATGGAAAAGATGTTGTGGTTCAAAATCTTCGTCAAGCTTGCTTCTTCAAGGTGGCCAATGAAAGCGGAAAGCCATGGCTTTGGTGGGATTATGTCACTGACTTTGCAATCCGCTGCCCTATGAAAGACAAGAAGTACACAAAAGAGTGTGCAGATCAAGTCATCCAATCTCTTG GTGTGGACCTCAAGAAGGTAGACAAGTGTATAGGTGACCCTGAGGCAGATATGGAAAACCCGGTTCTAAAAACTGAACAAGATGCCCAG ATTGGAAAAGGCCCTCGAGGAGATGTGACTATACTGCCAACTCTTGTTGTAAACAACAGACAATATAGAG GTAAGATGGATAAAGGGCCAGTTCTTAAAGCTATTTGTGCAGGATTTGAAGAGACCACAGAGCCAGCGATATGCTTAAGCGAAG ATATAGAAACCAACGAGTGTTTGGAGAACAATGGAGGGTGCTGGCAGGACAAGGCCGCAAACCTTACTGCATGCAGG GATACTTTTCGAGGAAGAGTATGTGAATGTCCTGTGGTACATGGAGTGAAGTTTGTTGGTGATGGTTATACCCATTGTGAAG CCTCAGGTTTTTTACGTTGTGAAATTAACAATGGTGGATGCTGGAAGAAATCCCAAGATGGCAGGACTTTTTCTGCTTGTGTT GAGGATCATTCACAAGGTTGCAAGTGTCCTCCAGGATTCAAGGGTGATGGAGTCAACTCCTGCGAGG ATGTGGATGAATGCAAAGAGAGGACAGCCTGCCAATGTTCAGAATGCAAATGCAAGAATACATGGGGCAGTTATGAGTGCAGCTGCGGTAGTGGTTTATTATACATGCGAGAACATGACACATGCATAA GAAAAGATGCCAATACAGAGGTTGGCTGGAGCTTTGTTTGGATGATTATTCTTGGCTTGGCTGCTGCTGGATTTGCTGGATATGCTATTTACAAGTACAGAATCCGG AGGTACATGGATTCAGAGATAAGAGCTATCATGGCGCAATATATGCCCTTGGATAATCAAGGAGATATACCTGTACACCACGCTTCCCGTGGCGACATCTGA